A stretch of DNA from Virgibacillus proomii:
TATCTTTTGATGTGATACAGGAAATGGATAATTAGACAATTCTTGGCAATTTACAAATTTAAGTCTGCGGTCTTTTACTGTTTCTTCCATCGTTTCAGCTTGGTATATTTCAAGCTGCCAAATGATATGAGAGAAGACATGTTTTAACTTTCCTACCTTATCTCCTAATGCTATCTGTAAGCCATATTCTCCATAAACCCAGTTTTCAAGATGATCCCAGCCAATTTCTTCAATTGGTACCATTGGGAATTGCCAAAGATTAGCGAGTAATCCATTATCTGGTCGTTTTTCAATTATATATTCATCATTCTTATTCTTTGCTAGGATAACAACATAAGCAATCGTTTTTTGTTTTTTGGCTTTGTTTTTTACAGGCAATGTTTCTTCAATACCTGCTGCAAAAGCTTGACAATGCGTTTGTACCGGGCATAGCAAACATGCTGGTGATTTTGGTGTACAAATTAATGCACCTAACTCCATAACGGCTTGATTAAACGAAGATGGATCAGATGTATCAATTAACTTACGAACATAATGTTCAAATAGTTTTTTTGTACGTTGCTGACTAATATCATCTTCAATTTTTAATATTCTCGAAAAAACACGCATCACATTGCCATCTACCGCAGGCTCCGGTTGATTAAAAGCAATTGATAAAATGGCACCTTTGGTATAGGGGCCTACACCTTTAAGATCACCTAATTCATCCGGGGTATCCGGCACTTTTCCACCATATGAAGCAACCACTTCTCTTACAGCATGATGTAAATTGCGAGCACGGGAATAATAACCAAGTCCTTCCCATTCCTTAAGCACCTCTTCTTCATCTGCTTCTGCTAGTGCTTCGGGTGTTGGATATTTTTTAATGAAGCGATTAAAATAAGGAATCACTGTATCCACTTTAGTTTGTTGTAGCATGACTTCAGATACCCATATTTTATACGGATCTTGGTCTTTCCGCCATGGCAAATCACGTTTATTCCGTTGATACCATGCTATTAAATCTTGCTGAAATGCAGCACTGTCAATATATTGTAGTTTTTCATTATTCATAAAATCACTTCCTATATGGTACAATAAAAATAGAAAAAATAATATTTCCTGCAAACAATGAACGCAGGAACACACAAGTTTTAAACGCAGCTTAAGGAGGACCTTTTCTATGGATACTGGTACCCACATTGTCATGGGTGTTGCACTAGGAGGATTAGCTACAGTAGATCCAGTTATTCAAAGCGATCCTGTTTTATTTAACGCGGTATTGGTTGGAACAATTGTAGGTTCTCATGCACCAGATTTCGATACCATACTCAAGTTAAAAAATAATGCAACATATATACGTCATCATCGGGGTATTACGCATTCCATTCCAGCTGTTTTAATATGGGGAATCTTAATAGCAAGTATTATCCACTTCTTTGTTCCCCAAGCGAATTTCTATCAAATTTGGTTATGGACAGGTATTGCAGTAATTATCCACGTTTTAACAGATATTTTCAATGCCTATGGGACACAAGCATATCGCCCTTTTTCAAATAAATGGGTGGCCCTTGGCTTTATTAACACATTCGATCCGTATATCTTTTTTCTCCATATCGCAGGAATAACAGCTTGGGCATTAGGAGCAAATCCAGCGTATACATGGATAATTATTTATAGCGTTATTCTGCTTTATTATGTAAAACGCTATTTTGATAAGAGAGCGATAGTTAAAAAAATTAATGGTTTTTATCCTGATGTAGAGAAAATCGCGACTTCACCTACGATTAAACAAAATTACTGGCGGGTAGCGATTACGACAACTGATAAATTTTATGTAGGTATCGTTGATAATAACCATATTGAAATTATCGACGAATTTGCTAGAAAACCATTACCTGAAACACCAATTATAGAACTTGCCAAAACGGACAAAAATATTTCTGCGTTTTTATCCTTTTCTCCGGTATATCGCTGGGAGATAAACGATTATGATGACTATACTGAGGTTCGTTTTATCGATTTACGCTACCGCTCTAAAGGGCATTATCCTTTTATTGCTGTCGTACAAATCGATGATAATATGCATATTCACAGTTCCTACACTGGCTGGATCTTTTCAGAACAAAAATTAAAAAATAAATTATATGTGGAAGAAAGCCCAATTTAAAACAGCAGGCAGCTCGCTCTGCTGTTTTTTGTTTTTCATAGAAAAATGCATGCTTATTATTTCTCCCGTACTCGCTTTCCCAATAGCGAAATAGGGACAGCTTCTTCTTTTTCAACAACTTCTCCTACTAAATTTACCCTATGGCCCCAAGCAAATATTCCTTCAATATAATTCACTTGAAAAGAATGACCTGGATCTATCATCAGTTCATATACTTCATTAGGTATAAAATCATCCGGATTCATTGTATAAGCTAAAGCAACCTGCATTTTCCGCTGATTGATAGCAACTTCCGATATATTACCAAGTTGTTCTGCTTTTTGCGCTTTTTCCTTTAATTTTCCAACTTCTTGACGCAGCTGTTCAACAGAATAATCACTATACCGATAATTGTTGTTAACCATAGGCATTCTCCCCTTTGTTTTCTTTCACAGTTCTCGACAGTTCTCGTAAGATGGTATTTGAGAATGACGTCACTCATTTGTTTCATTAGTATCCTCTACTTGTCCAATTGTAACACAGATAGAAAAACCATTCCGTACTAAAACATTTACTTTATTTTTCCATATAATCGTCTACAAATTGGCAGATCAGGTCAAAAGAGAACCCCTTGCGAAATAAACCTTCCTTTACTTTCTGCTTTAATTCAAAACCCGTCTGTTTACTAGTATGTCTCTTTATTAATTTTTTCCCATGATATACAATAGCTTCCCATTCTGCATAGTCATTTTTAGTATCCTTATATTCGTCAATCACTGTTTGAATGACGTCACTGGAAAAACCTTTTTGTTGTAAAAAAACTTGGAGACTTTGCAATTGTTTTTGAAACGAATCTTTTTTCTTTTGCTGCAGCTTTTTTTTAGCCAATTTTCGCACTTTCTCGTATTGTAATTCAAAGGAATACGGTTGTAATGCCCTGTCTATTAAGTGTTCAGGCACTCCTTTTTCCATTAACTCCCGTTTAATAATCGTAGGTCCTTTTGTCGATGTATTTATTCTTGTTCGAACAAACATCTCGGCAAACTGAAAATCATCGATTAAGTTTTCTTTTATTAATTTATCAATAATGATAGCAATATGATTGGGATCGACTTCTTTTTTCAATAAATAATTATGAATTTCTTTTTTTGT
This window harbors:
- a CDS encoding YfhH family protein, which gives rise to MVNNNYRYSDYSVEQLRQEVGKLKEKAQKAEQLGNISEVAINQRKMQVALAYTMNPDDFIPNEVYELMIDPGHSFQVNYIEGIFAWGHRVNLVGEVVEKEEAVPISLLGKRVREK
- the recX gene encoding recombination regulator RecX, yielding MTKISRITTQQKAKQRYNIYLTDDKSSEYYGFSVDQSVLVEFQLRKGMELSSSMIATIEQKDSVYKSYTLAIRYLSYRMRTKKEIHNYLLKKEVDPNHIAIIIDKLIKENLIDDFQFAEMFVRTRINTSTKGPTIIKRELMEKGVPEHLIDRALQPYSFELQYEKVRKLAKKKLQQKKKDSFQKQLQSLQVFLQQKGFSSDVIQTVIDEYKDTKNDYAEWEAIVYHGKKLIKRHTSKQTGFELKQKVKEGLFRKGFSFDLICQFVDDYMEK
- the mutY gene encoding A/G-specific adenine glycosylase, which translates into the protein MNNEKLQYIDSAAFQQDLIAWYQRNKRDLPWRKDQDPYKIWVSEVMLQQTKVDTVIPYFNRFIKKYPTPEALAEADEEEVLKEWEGLGYYSRARNLHHAVREVVASYGGKVPDTPDELGDLKGVGPYTKGAILSIAFNQPEPAVDGNVMRVFSRILKIEDDISQQRTKKLFEHYVRKLIDTSDPSSFNQAVMELGALICTPKSPACLLCPVQTHCQAFAAGIEETLPVKNKAKKQKTIAYVVILAKNKNDEYIIEKRPDNGLLANLWQFPMVPIEEIGWDHLENWVYGEYGLQIALGDKVGKLKHVFSHIIWQLEIYQAETMEETVKDRRLKFVNCQELSNYPFPVSHQKIMGYIEEEAGKENIKVELQNDKVKRHTRSTSLN
- a CDS encoding metal-dependent hydrolase; this encodes MDTGTHIVMGVALGGLATVDPVIQSDPVLFNAVLVGTIVGSHAPDFDTILKLKNNATYIRHHRGITHSIPAVLIWGILIASIIHFFVPQANFYQIWLWTGIAVIIHVLTDIFNAYGTQAYRPFSNKWVALGFINTFDPYIFFLHIAGITAWALGANPAYTWIIIYSVILLYYVKRYFDKRAIVKKINGFYPDVEKIATSPTIKQNYWRVAITTTDKFYVGIVDNNHIEIIDEFARKPLPETPIIELAKTDKNISAFLSFSPVYRWEINDYDDYTEVRFIDLRYRSKGHYPFIAVVQIDDNMHIHSSYTGWIFSEQKLKNKLYVEESPI